Proteins encoded by one window of Seriola aureovittata isolate HTS-2021-v1 ecotype China chromosome 4, ASM2101889v1, whole genome shotgun sequence:
- the capn12 gene encoding LOW QUALITY PROTEIN: calpain-12 (The sequence of the model RefSeq protein was modified relative to this genomic sequence to represent the inferred CDS: substituted 1 base at 1 genomic stop codon), which yields MMDDNLEGSKRPLAPCHYSDSSAPWPPALCISFRAGQSWGGAARGPHWRWWVCTFNCIXTRAAHTFDEEFFLTFTGSMATDKVAPLGSIENPIKCRGQDFKTLLEECLKSGVLFSDPTFPAEQKSIGMPQHDPDPKKEIKWQRPKEICENAVFVEGTTGTTDICQGQLGNCWLLAALSCLTMHPKLFVKVVPPNQSLSKSYAGIFHFTFWQYGEWVEVVVDDRLPVREGRLLFSYSHTRNEFWSALVEKAYAKLIGSYGSLKGGNISEGMEDFTGGIAYSMQVSSRTPRVLWRSLTAALSRGSLLSCFIQASSYRDISKVTGEGLIKGHAYAITDTDKVSKASDEILLLRLRNPWGFVEYRGPWSDKGKEWDEVDKAEKERINLKKTEDGEFWISAEDFSRLFDIVELCSVSPDTLDEGKTPPSPSDPVPSSAWTISEHEGFWVPGSSAGGSRRYKQTFWKNPQFQLILREQDQAEEDDEDESEDDEDDEDEVEMTPEEKKREEKQKQKARQCTVLVELLQKNRRQMDKVNFLYIAFHIYRVPPELQGMCLDRNFFMKNRPVGRSGKYKAQRGVWRKLHLDPGNYIITASTYRPNQPGEFFVRIFSKIKNTLGIQDFTCSSGFLPVMATPVSPEDQRRVQKTFDVEAGPDDRLNAKELMTLFNSALDKDYHLPLETCRQLIFGEDTKGHSRLSRKQTATLLSSLRNLQSIFFQFDKDSSGTMSPFELSTALEAVGMQCDGKVVQLLSERFASGELHMPFHGFVSCFTRLRTLFALYESETSQDVKDRGINAWLLQFLMV from the exons ATGATGGACGATAACTTAGAGGGATCAAAGAGGCCGTTGGCACCTTGTCATTACTCCGACTCCAGTGCTCCGTGGCCCCCGGCGCTCTGCATATCTTTCCGGGCAGGGCAGAGCTGGGGAGGCGCTGCAAGAGGGCCTCACTGGAGGTGGTGGGTGTGCacttttaactgtatttaaaCCAGGGCTGCTCACACATTTGATGAGGAGTTTTTTCTTACTTTCACTGGCAGCATGGCGACTGACAAAGTGGCACCTTTGGGCTCCATCGAGAACCCGATCAAGTGCAGAGGGCAGGATTTCAAGACTCTCCTGGAGGAGTGTTTGAAGTCCGGTGTGCTGTTTTCTGATCCAACCTTTCCGGCTGAGCAGAAGTCCATCGGGATGCCCCAACATGACCCGGATCCCAAAAAGGAGATTAAGTGGCAGCGACCCAAG GAAATCTGTGAGAACGCTGTGTTTGTGGAGGGCACGACTGGGACTACGGATATATGTCAGGGCCAGCTGG GTAACTGTTGGCTGCTGGCGGCCCTGTCCTGTCTGACCATGCACCCCAAGCTCTTTGTGAAGGTGGTGCCACCCAACCAAAGCCTGTCCAAGTCTTATGCAGGGATCTTCCATTTTACA TTCTGGCAGTATGGTGAGTGGGTGGAGGTGGTTGTGGATGACAGGCTGCCAGTACGCGAAGGCCGTCTGCTCTTCAGCTACTCTCACACCCGCAATGAGTTTTGGAGCGCCCTGGTGGAGAAGGCCTATGCCAA GTTAATCGGATCCTATGGAAGCCTGAAGGGGGGCAACATTTCAGAGGGGATGGAGGATTTCACAGGAGGCATCGCATACTCGATGCAAGTCTCATCTCGTACCCCTCGAGTCCTCTGGAGGTCTCTGACAGCGGCCCTGTCCAGAGGCAGCCTGCTCAGCTGCTTCATCCAG GCCAGCAGCTACCGTGACATAAGTAAAGTGACAGGAGAGGGGCTGATAAAGGGCCACGCTTACgccatcactgacactgacaag GTGTCAAAAGCATCTGATGAGATTTTATTGCTGAGGCTGAGGAACCCGTGGGGCTTTGTGGAATATCGCGGACCGTGGAGCGACAA GGGTAAAGAGTGGGATGAAGTGgacaaagcagagaaagagcggattaatctgaaaaaaacagaagatggAGAGTTCTG GATCAGCGCTGAGGACTTCAGCAGACTGTTTGACATCGTGGAGCTCTGCAGTGTGAGTCCTGACACCCTGGATGAGGGAAAAACACCCCCCTCTCCTTCTGATCCTGTGCCTTCGTCTGCCTGGACCATCAGTGAACATGAAGGATTCTGGGTGCCAGGGAGCTCCGCCGGTGGAAGTCGCAGATACAAAC aaaCATTTTGGAAGAATCCTCAGTTCCAGCTGATTCTCAGAGAGCAGGACCAGGCCGAGGAGGACGACGAGGATGAgagtgaggatgatgaagatgatgaggatgaagtgGAGATGACcccagaggagaagaagagagaagagaaacagaagcagaaagcCAGACAGTGCACTgtgctggtggagctgctgcagaaaaaccGCAGGCAGATGGACAAAGTCAACTTTCTCTACATAGCTTTCCACATCTACAGG GTTCCTCCTGAG CTGCAGGGTATGTGTCTGGACCGCAACTTCTTCATGAAGAATCGCCCTGTGGGTCGTTCTGGGAAATATAAGGCTCAGAG GGGTGTGTGGAGGAAGCTACATCTGGACCCGGGTAACTACATCATCACGGCGTCCACCTATCGACCCAACCAGCCTGGAGAGTTCTTTGTCCGCATTTTTTCCAAGATTAAAAACACTCTGGG gattcaggaCTTCACCTGTtcctctggcttcctccca GTTATGGCAACTCCCGTCTCCCCAGAGGATCAACGGAGAGTTCAGAAGACTTTTGATGTGGAGGCTGGCCCT GATGACAGGCTGAACGCCAAGGAGCTCATGACGCTGTTCAACTCGG CTCTTGACAAAGATTACCATCTGCCCCTGGAGACGTGCAGACAGCTCATCTTTGGAGAGGAT ACCAAAGGGCACTCCCGTCTCAGCCGTAAACAAACAGCAACCCTGCTGTCCAGTCTGCGCAATCTGCAG TCCATCTTCTTCCAGTTTGACAAGGACTCCTCTGGGACAATGAGCCCCTTTGAGCTCAGCACAGCACTGGAAGCTGTtg GAATGCAGTGCGATGGAAAGGTAGTTCAGCTGCTGTCTGAGCGGTTTGCTTCTGGAGAGCTTCACATGCCCTTCCACGGCTTTGTGTCGTGTTTCACTAGGCTCCGCACGCTTTTtg CTCTGTATGAATCAGAGACCAGTCAAGACGTAAAGGACAGAGGGATCAATGCT TGGCTGCTTCAGTTTCTGATGGTGTGA